From one Triticum aestivum cultivar Chinese Spring chromosome 4B, IWGSC CS RefSeq v2.1, whole genome shotgun sequence genomic stretch:
- the LOC123089696 gene encoding uncharacterized protein, translating to MAHAAAVDPGESTPATAATPRAGPARPDPARRLPVTPRKLGFTPFRGPPPPPPQERALTDSSEEIYTLEWKPYAGSQAVPDTEGVRTPGSSLKNTCEALAHEAFTDEQRAQLYAHILITADLEQGKPPSKAAMVLAFGQPVEGQKHAWEEVWRAALDRYQNQMSPLGFETPFSSQKNGPLEPSPISMKNLEEFELKEAHSELVDAQATKWQNQKSPVTGFETPIKSVIGNCTAQGLDVQNGGEVQLVVSCADKVDQEPPDGRKIMSTMYGRLESLCGSTPGKFRKLDGTGLMCEMR from the exons ATGGCCcatgcggcagccgtcgacccggGAGAATCaacgccggccaccgccgcgacGCCGCGCGCCGGCCCCGCTCGGCCGGATCCCGCGCGCCGCCTCCCCGTCACCCCGCGCAAGCTAGGGTTTACTCCGTTCCGcggccctcctccccctcctcctcaag AGCGAGCACTGACAGATTCATCAGAGGAGATTTATACTCTTGAATGGAAACCTTATGCAGGATCTCAAGCTGTTCCAGATACCGAG GGTGTGAGGACACCTGGAAGTTCACTTAAGAACACCTGTGAAGCTTTGGCGCACGAAGCGTTCACCGATGAACAGCGTGCGCAGTTGTATGCACATATATTAATAACTGCAGATCTTGA acAGGGAAAACCACCATCAAAGGCCGCCATGGTTCTGGCCTTTGGACAACCTG TGGAGGGTCAGAAACATGCATGGGAGGAGGTTTGGCGTGCTGCTCTTGACAGATACCAGAACCAAATGTCACCACTGGGCTTTGAGACACCTTTTAGTTCCCAGAAGAATG GCCCGTTAGAACCATCTCCTATCAGCATGAAGAATCTTGAGGAGTTTGAGCTGAAGGAGGCACATTCAGAACTCGTTGACGCACAGGCTACCAAATGGCAGAACCAGAAGTCACCAGTGACTGGCTTTGAGACACCCATCAAGTCTGTGATAG GTAATTGCACAGCTCAAGGTTTGGATGTTCAGAATGGCGGAGAGGTTCAGCTGGTAGTCAGTTGTGCCGACAAAGTTGATCAAGAGCCACCTGATGGCAGAAAGATAATGAGTACAATGTATGGTAGGCTAGAGTCTCTTTGCGGCAGCACTCCCGGAAAGTTCAGAAAGCTTGACGGAACAGGACTCATGTGTGAAATGCGGTAA